A window of Melopsittacus undulatus isolate bMelUnd1 unplaced genomic scaffold, bMelUnd1.mat.Z mat_scaffold_544_arrow_ctg1, whole genome shotgun sequence genomic DNA:
TCCCCgtttaagcccctccccctcgTTAACCCCTCCCCCTCAAAGCCCCTCCCCTTCATTAAGCCCCGCCCACTCTAAACCCCACCCCCACTTTAAGCCCCACCCCTCAAAGCCCCGCCCCCCTCgttaagcccctcccctttcAATCCCCACCCatttaagcccctccccctcaCCTGCAGCCTCCTGGCCCCCCCCTTATGCCTCCGGGTGGGGGCGGGGCAGGGGGCggggcagggggcggggccatcCGCAGCCATGtactggggggggaaggggctgtaggggggggaggagagctggggggggaggggaggggtcAGGTGAGGTCACGCCCCCTCCTGACCACGCCCCCTCCTCACAGAGGGAGCCAatgggaggaggggggaggggcactTACCATGTatggagccaatgggagggaggggggaggggagggagggggcgtggcccTCTTCCTGTGGGGGAGGGGACAGAGGTGAGGCGCCATGTTGGAGGCCGCCATCTTGGTTGGGCAGCCATATTGAAGCAATGGGGGCAGCCATATTGACCCAATGATGGCGGCCATATGACCCAATGGGGGTGGCCATATTGACCCAATGGGGGCAGCCATGTTGACCCAATGATGGCGGCCATATGACCCAATGGGGGCAGCTATATTGACCCAATGGAGCAGCCATATTGAACCAATGGGGGCAGCCATATTGCCTTGAAGGAGGCAGCCATATTGAGTCAATGGAAGCCGCCATCTTGGCTCCTGGAGGCCGCCATCTTACCTCTTGGCTGGGGGAGGCTCCGCCCCCTTGGGCCCCTCCCCATCACTGTTGTCCGATGATGCTGTGGCCTCGGAGTCTATGGGGGGATGAAAAGGGGGAgtccataggggtctatagggatctatgggggtctatggggtccataggggtctatagggatctatgggggtctatggggtccataggggtctatgggggtctatggggtccataggggtctatgggggtctatggggtccataggggtctatgagggtctatggggtccataggggtctatggggtccataggggtctatagggatctatgggggtctatggggtccataggggtctatgggggtctatggggtccataggggtctatgggggtctatggggtccataggggtctatgagggtctatggggtccataggggtctatggggtccataggggtctatagggatctatggggggcTCCATAGGGGTCtctggggcagccccattggTACCTGAGGAGTCGTCATCCACGTTCTCGTACTGCAGGAGCCGGTCCAGTAAGTAActgggggggagaagggggagtTAGGGTtatatggggctctatgggtatcaatggggcactatggggtctctataggtctctatgtgtctctatgtgtctctatggtctctatgtgtctctatgggtctctatgggtctctatgtgtctctatgtgtctctatgtgtctctatggtctctatgtgtctctatggtctctatggtctctatgtgtctctatgggtctctatgggtctctatgtgtctctatgtgtctctatgtgtctctatggtctctatgtgtctctatggtctctatggtctctatgtgtctctatggttaCCTCTTGTCACGTGACACCCTCAGCAGTCTCCTCTGTGCTCGGCGCAGCTCCTCCTGGAAACATTCCTGCTCCTGGGGGGAATGCAAAGGATTGTGGGTACagagcccatagagacccatagtgacccattgatccccattgacccccatagaccccctttAACCctccatagaccccccataggcacccatagaccccatagacccctatatacaccccattgatccccttTAACTCCttatagacccccatagaccccctttgaccccccatagaccccctttgaccccccatagaccccctttaacccccatagaccccctttaaacccccatagaccccctttaaccccccatagacccctatagaccccctttAACCCCTCATAGACCCGCTTTaaacccccatagaccccatagacccctatatacaccccattgatccccttTAACCcctcatagacccccatagaccccctttAAACCCCTCATAgtcccccatagaccccaatagaCCCCCTTTAATCCCTCATAGACCCCCTTTaaacccccatagaccccatagaccccctttaaccccccccagacccccatagaccccctttaaccccccattgacccccatagaccccccatagacccccatagacccctatatacaccccatagacccccattgacccccattgacccctcacatagagcagcagcttcagccGCCGCTTCAGGGCCCGGTACCGCCGCTTGTAGGCGCCGCCATCGCCCTCGGCCGCCGCGTTCATTTCCGGCCTCCCCCTTCCTCTCGCCGCTCCCCATTGGCTGGCGCCCCCGCCCAccgcgctcccattggctgagCGCCGCCGCCGGGGCCCGCCCCCTTTCCGCCGTGGATGCGGCGCGCTCATTGGCTGAGAGCACGCAGCGTGATTGGGCGGTGGGGAGCGGGGACACGCCCACTGGTGGCtgagaggggcggggcttgtAGTGGGCGGGGCCAGAGGAAGCCACGCCCCCTACTGCCTTAAAGGGGCTTAATGGGGTTTTTGGGGCTATTTAAGGGGTTTTTGGGTCTTTGGGACCCTCCTTGAACCAAAATCAAGTGAAAACGCCCCAAAAACGCTCCAAGAGTCACATTTTTATTGAGTTTGGGGCATTTTGGGCGGGTTTGAGGCGTTTTGGGGCCATTTCTATGCATTTTGGGTCATTTTCAGCCGTTTTCGGGTCGTTTTTACccattttcagtcctttttgAGCCATTTTTGAGCCATTTTGAGCCATTTTCGCTCTGTTTTTACCCATTTTTGGgtcattttaagctgtttcaggtccgtttttagccattttggGTCCGTTTTGGTGCATTTTGGGTCCATTTCCAGCCATTTTTGGGCTGATTTTAGCCATTTTTGAGTTGTTTCAATGCATTTTTGGGTCATTTCTCGCCATTTTTGGGTCCATTTCCATTCATTTTGGGTCCATTTCATCCATTTTCAGtccatttttagctattttggGTCTGGTTTTAGCCAtttttgctctggttttgtcTATTTTCGGGtcatttttacccattttcagtccgtttttagccatttttggGTCGTTTTTACCCATTTTTGGGTAATTTTCAGCCATTTTGGGTCCATTTCCATTCATTTTGAGTGTGTTTCCATTCATTTGCGGtccatttttagccattttcgGTCcgtttttccccatttttggGTCCGTTTTTCCGTATTTTCAgcccatttttacccattttcagtccgtttttagccattttcgGGTCGTTTTTGACGATTTCTGTgtcattttcccccatttttgggtcatttttagccattttcaGGTTCTTCTTGATGATTTTTGGGTCCTTTTTAGCCATTTTGGTGTCATTCTTGACgatttttgtgtcattttcaaCGATTTTGGGTCATTTTCAATGATTTTTGCCTCATTTTCAACGATTTTCAGctcattttcagctatttttgtCTCATTCTTAACGATTTTTGGGTCATTTTTCCCAATTTTTGGTCATTTTCAACGATTTTTGGCTCATTTTCAATGATTCTTGGGtcattttctcccatttttggGTCATTTTTAACGATTTTTGGtcattttcctccatttttgGTAGTTTTCAACGATTTTTGGGTCATTCTTAACGATTTTTGGGTCATTTTCATCCATTTTTGGCTCATTTTGGACGATTTTTGGCCCATTTTCGAGAATTCTGGGGTCATTTTCAACGATTTTTGTGTCGTTCTTGACGATTTTTGGGTCATTTTCAACGATTTTCGCCTCATTTTGTCGGATTTCGGCTCATTTTCACCCGTTTCCCTCACGCCTTCCTGTGCCTTGGGGGCTCAGGGAACAGGTCCCTGCCTGTCCTCAGGATCTGCTCCTCCAGCCGCCGGTGCCGCTGCAGGTCAGACAGGACCTTCTCCAGCCGCGCCTCGCGCCGGCGACCGTGGGACCCAGAGCCTATGGAAACAACCCGGTTTTAACCAAAACCGCGTGATTTTGGGCAATTCTGGGTCATTTTATGTGGTTTTGGTGATTTTAGGTATTTTCGGCAAATTTGGGTGGTTTTAGGGGGTTTTGGGTGATTTTAGGGGGGTGCAGATCTGACAGCACCTCCTCCAGCCGCGCCTCGCGCCGGCGACCGTGAGAGCCGGAGCCTATGGAAATAACCCAGTTTTAACCAAATCCGCGCGATTTTGGGCAAGTTTGGGCGGAAATGGggggttttggggatttttggtAATTTTAGGGGTTTTGAACAATTTTAGGTGTTTTGGTCGATTTTAGGGGATTTTGGGTAATTTTAGGCAGTTTTGGGTGATTTTAGGGATTTTGGGCAATTTTGGGCAGTTTTAGTGATTTTGGGCAATTTTAGCTGCTTTTGgtaattttacttattttggCCAATTTTAGGTGGTTTTGGTGATTTTAGGCAATTTTGGGCAGTTTTAAGGGGTTTTGATGATTTTGGGTAATTTTAGGTGGTTTAGGGTAATCTTGGAGGGTTTTCACTAATCTTAGGTGTTTTGGGTGATTTTAGGTAGTTTCGGCAATTTTACATATTTTGGGCAATTTCTGGTGTTTTGGGTGATTTTAGGAGGTTTTGGGTCATTTTAAGTGGTTTTAGTGATTTTAGGTATTTTGGGCAATTTTGGGcaggtttgggtggttttggtgcTTTCAGGGGGTTCAGGACCCACAGCACCTTCTCCAGCTGCGCTGGTGCCTGTGGGAGCCGGAACCTGCCAAAGCAACCCGATTTTAACCAAATCCGCATGGGTTTGGGCAAGTTTGGGCGGAAATAGGGGGTTTTGGGGAGTTTCGGTAAATTTAggtgttttgggtcattttaGGGCTTTTGGTCGATTTTAGGGGGTTTTGGGTAATTTTTGGTGTTTTAAGTAATTTGAAGCAATTTTGGGTGATTTTACATATTTTCGgtaattttaagtgttttggaTGATTTTAGGGGATTTTGGGCAATTTTGGgcaattttaagtattttgggCCATTCTAGGTAGTTTCAGACAATTTTAAGTGTCTTGGGTAATTTCACGTGTTTTCGGTGATTTTACGTATTTTGCCCGATTTTAGgtggttttcattattttaggcATTTTTTGGCAATTTTGGGCAATTTCAGGTGGTTTTGGTGATTTTAGGTATTTTTAGCAATTTTGGGCAATTTTAGGAGGTTTTGGGTAATTTTACgtgttttgggtcattttaaactattttggTGATTTTAGGTATTTTGGGcaattttaagtaattttggGTAATTTTAGGCGTTTTGGGGCATTTTAGGGTATTTTAGGTGAGTTCAGGGGTTTTTGGCTGATTTTAGCTGTTTTTGGTCATTTTAGGTATTTTGGCTGACTTTAGGGGATTTTGGGC
This region includes:
- the INO80E gene encoding INO80 complex subunit E; the encoded protein is MNAAAEGDGGAYKRRYRALKRRLKLLLYEQECFQEELRRAQRRLLRVSRDKSYLLDRLLQYENVDDDSSDSEATASSDNSDGEGPKGAEPPPAKRKRATPPPSPPPSLPLAPYMLPPAPPPPLGPLPPPALAPPPAPPPVPSTVPRRLLSEEGEGEGEGSGDDGDGDDELVIDIPE